A single genomic interval of Melitaea cinxia chromosome 18, ilMelCinx1.1, whole genome shotgun sequence harbors:
- the LOC123662188 gene encoding TRAF3-interacting protein 1, whose amino-acid sequence MEDVIDAEIIKNTQTSLGKYVKRPPLTEKLLKKPPFRFLHDIVTTVLKSTGFFGGLFEDAELVSDNVKDRESKILFLTKVISVVGTTTGKSLSAKPTKIVAGQDPEKTNELLQCLAYALDNKLSSDEAVKLYKASAKNNSLSDKKAKDTLKSIKKVPNAKKLTSKSTEKIIKAEKSPNKAKIKENSSIKKDSPPKKTSQSSKIINKKITENEKQEIPINTALPNSEPNTINKSDVIVKEETKQSLLDDSRTINSLNLEINHENEHSAPINSNVNDEKNFFEDSQSLKEINASLSIENITNESSNKRSDTARESNENGYEHISNENKIADDKNTSRETNSDDINVNLQKQDKVITGYSQPEVNVADAKVSTFASGKRPNSVRPSSSRPGAPRFRDKHELILSAVDNLVVGKVNIIAENSTHEEEEESSIILVENTEINSQNDDDQLESSTTQHGHLVQQILNAQKEFSEVSSKKNIEWQFGVQKAKDVINQEIEQLRFNVQALSRVANPLGKLLDHVQEDVEVMRQELQQWTKIYEDTLKQLLKQKAANEEYFLPLHSKVRQLEAEITEKHDKINDLKIVIHKNTSRIEKLLASGNVQ is encoded by the exons ATGGAAGACGTGATCGATGccgaaattataaaaaatacgcaAACATCACTTGGAAAATATGTAAAACGACCACCACTTACCGAAAAACTATTAAAGAAACCACCATTTAGATTTCTACATGATATTGTTACAACT GTGTTAAAAAGTACCGGATTTTTTGGTGGTTTGTTTGAAGATGCAGAGTTAGTATCTGATAATGTAAAAGATAGAGAAAGCAAAATTTTGTTTCTAACAAAAGTTATATCGGTAGTCG gaACTACAACTGGAAAATCTTTAAGTGCTAAGCCAACCAAAATAGTAGCTGGTCAAGACCcagaaaaaacaaatgaattgcTTCAGTGCCTTGCATATGCATTAGATAATAAACTGTCATCAGACGAAGCTGTAAAGCTTTACAAAGCCTCtgcaaaaaataattcattgaGTGATAAAAAAGCAAAAGACACATTAAAATCGATCAAAAAAGTTCCGAATGCAAAGAAACTGACATCAAAAAGTACCGAAAAGATAATAAAAGCTGAAAAAAGTCCAaacaaagcaaaaataaaagaaaactcttcaataaaaaaagattcaCCTCCTAAGAAAACCTCGCAatcttctaaaataataaataaaaaaattacggaaAATGAAAAACAAGAAATTCCAATAAACACTGCGTTGCCGAATTCCGAACcgaacacaataaataaatctgaTGTGATTGTAAAAGAAGAAACTAAACAAAGTCTTTTAGATGATTCTCGCActattaatagtttaaatttagaaataaatcacGAAAATGAGCACTCAGCACCAATAAATTCTAATgtaaatgatgaaaaaaatttttttgaagatTCGCAAagcttaaaagaaataaatgcaTCTCTttctatagaaaatataactaaCGAGTCGTCTAATAAACGTAGCGACACAGCAAGAGAAAGTAATGAAAATGGGTATGAACACATAtctaacgaaaataaaattgcgGACGATAAAAATACTTCACGGGAAACAAATTCTGACGATATTAATGTCAACTTACAAAAACAGGATAAAGTGATTACTGGGTATTCTCAACCAGAAGTTAACGTGGCTGATGCGAAAGTTTCAACTTTTGCATCAGGTAAAAGACCAAACAGTGTCAGGCCATCATCTTCTAGACCAGGGGCACCTAGATTTCGGGATAAACATGAACTAATTTTGTCTGCTGTGGATAATCTTGTTGTtggtaaagtaaatattatagcAGAAAATAGCACCCATGAAGAA gaaGAAGAATCAAGTATTATACTTGTAGAAAATACGGAAATTAATTCGCAAAATGACGATGATCAATTGGAATCATCTACTACTCAACATGGTCACCTTgtacaacaaatactaaatgcacaaaaagaattttctgAAGtcagtagtaaaaaaaatatt GAGTGGCAATTTGGGGTTCAAAAAGCAAAAGATGTTATTAATCAAGAAATCGAGCAACTAAGATTCAACGTGCAAGCTCTCTCGCGAGTGGCTAACCCTTTAGGGAAACTGTTAGATCATGTTCAAGAAGACGTAGAAGTGATGCGCCAAGAACTTCAACAATGGACTAAAATTTACGAAGATACTTTGAAACAGTTGCTAAAACAAAAAGC AGCAAATGAAGAATATTTTCTTCCACTGCATTCAAAAGTAAGACAATTGGAAGCAGAAATAACCGAGAAACATGATAAGATAAATGATCTTAAAATTGTTATACACAAAAATACTTCAAGAATCGAAAAATTGTTGGCGAGCGGAAATGTGCAATag
- the LOC123662474 gene encoding zinc finger protein 260-like, protein MFKMPRKRKRLCRPPGSKNIKSKKDLKETLNVIKTENETDESNVGTNVCSNCNRNFEKEASLRRHSKRCSKSRTLPDFVKPIKASFTCNQCHKKFRFKKSYTDHLRDEHSTTPGSVACSQCSVVCPNEEVLQKHIENIHEREIFECEHCDKKFVRRAHVLRHMMQKGCDGRDIVVYPCEICDATFSRKDNLMVHIRMQHIEKKYFSCKHCPFQTRNFSKLIIHFQNKHIETPHYECDHCGKVTSSRGAIAKHLEIHGEKKFACDVCGYSTFTIEVMSRHVFTHVPEKPYKCDICKRSFIQKAQLQRHMISHVGNTCGKCGVAFQSKARLLIHEREHKGLSKLYCPINTCVYSKKEFTNEESLQSHVKMHLDAKLYSCEVCPKRFNSEANMRRHMSGHALERPRRCMYCVAPRAYVRGEQLVRHVRKSHPLVFRERLLHVRRVLGLNLGVDRVRKSEMESILNVLDAESDRILEGYGLGVLYGGLQEQTPSEMGDEQIEVDIESPLMSEEELAESLRKLLAQLIDKEILECFGWPDESVDVVLEKVIENCGAKAADRDKWTRVQRLRENAKHLFLYVIEDKNIARMLDMHTIDQIINHILDQVSKTDDSDSEQVKKNT, encoded by the exons atgtttaagatGCCGCGTAAACGTAAAAGACTTTGTCGACCTCCAGGgtccaaaaatattaaatcgaaGAAAGATTTAAAGGAAACGTTAAACGTAATTAAAACTGAAAACGAAACAGATGAATCTAACGTAGGAACTAACGTATGTTCTAATTGCAATagaaattttgaaaaagaagCGAGTCTTCGCCGCCACAGTAAACGCTGTTCGAAATCCCGAACGTTACCCGATTTTGTAAAACCGATCAAG GCTTCATTTACTTGCAATCAGTGTCACAAGAAATTCAGATTTAAGAAGAGCTATACCGACCACCTTCGAGATGAACACTCAACTACACCGGGCAGTGTTGCTTGCAGTCAGTGTTCAGTGGTGTGCCCCAATGAGGAAGTTTTACAGAAACATATTGAAAATATACACGAGAGAGAGATTTTTGAATGTGAGCACTGCGATAAGAAGTTTGTGAGACGCGCGCATGTTTTGAGACATATGATGCAGAAAGGTTGTGATGGTAGAGATATTGTTGTCTACCCATGTGAG ATTTGTGATGCAACATTCTCAAGGAAGGATAACTTGATGGTGCATATTCGCATGCAACATATAGAAAAGAAGTATTTTAGTTGTAAACATTGTCCCTTTCAAACAAGaaacttttcaaaattaattatccATTTCCAAAACAAGCACAtag AAACACCACACTACGAGTGTGACCACTGTGGAAAAGTAACCAGTTCTCGTGGGGCCATCGCCAAACATCTCGAGATACATGGTGAAAAGAAGTTTGCGTGTGACGTG TGTGGCTACAGCACCTTTACTATAGAGGTAATGAGTCGTCACGTCTTCACTCATGTACCAGAGAAGCCGTACAAGTGCGACATATGCAAACGTTCCTTTATACAGAAAGCGCAATTACAGCGACACATGATTTCACATGTAGGTAACACCTGTGGAAAATGTGGAGTTGCATTCCAGTCTAAAGCAAG GTTACTTATTCATGAACGAGAACACAAGGGGTTGTCAAAACTATACTGTCCGATAAATACTTGTGTTTATTCTAAAAAGGAATTTACTAATGAAGAGAGTCTACAAAGTCATGTGAAAATGCATTTGGATGCAAAGC TTTACTCGTGCGAAGTGTGCCCGAAGCGGTTCAACAGCGAGGCCAACATGCGGCGCCACATGAGCGGGCACGCGCTGGAGCGGCCGCGCCGCTGCATGTACTGCGTGGCGCCGCGCGCCTACGTGCGCGGCGAGCAGCTCGTGCGCCACGTGCGCAAGTCGCACCCGCTCGTGTTCCGCGAGCGGCTGCTGCACGTGCGCCGCGTGCTG GGCTTAAATTTAGGCGTGGACCGTGTGAGAAAATCGGAGATGGAGTCAATCTTAAATGTATTAGACGCTGAATCAGATCGTATATTGGAAGGCTATGGACTGGGAGTTCTGTACGGTGGTCTTCAGGAACAAACACCATCTGAGATGGGAGATGAGCAGATAGAA GTTGACATAGAGTCTCCATTGATGTCTGAAGAGGAGCTAGCCGAGAGTCTGAGAAAGTTACTCGCACAACTAATTGACAAGGAAATACTTGAGTGCTTTGGATGGCCTGATGAATCTGTGGATGTG GTTTTAGAGAAAGTTATTGAAAACTGCGGTGCTAAAGCAGCTGATCGTGATAAATGGACTCGTGTTCAGCGCCTACGTGAAAACGCCAAGCATCTCTTCCTATATGTGATTGAAGATAAGAACATCGCACGAATGCTCGACATGCACACCATAGACCAAATCATAAACCACATCCTCGACCAAGTCAGTAAGACTGATGACAGTGATAGTGaacaggttaaaaaaaatacatga